The Mycolicibacterium aurum genome segment GACGTCGCCGCGGGCATGGCAAAGTACTTCGCCAGCGAGGTGTGTGCCGAGGTGACCCAGCAGAGCTTCCGGATCCACGGCGGATACGGATACTCCAAGGAATACGAGATCGAGCGGCTGATGCGCGACGCCCCGTTCCTGCTCATCGGTGAGGGCACCAGCGAGATCCAGAAGAACATCATCAGCAAGCGCCTACTGGCGGATTACCGGGTGTGATCCGGTGAGCATTCCCGACTTCGCTGCGCGGCCACAGCTCGCCGAAGACGTGGCACGGTTCGTCCGTCGGCGCATCTTCGAGGGGACCTATCCGGCCGGACAGTACATCCGTCTGGAGCAGCTTGCGGCCGAACTCGGCATCAGCGTAACCCCGGTTCGCGAGGCACTTTTCGGGCTGCGCGCCGAGGGACTGCTGACCCAGCTGCCCCGTCGCGGCTTCGCCGTGCTGCCGATCACGCGACGCGACATCGCCGACGTGTCCGACGTCCAGGCCCACATCGGCGGCGTCCTGGCCAGCCGTGCCGCCGAGCACATCACCGACGAGCAACTCCGGGAACTGGGACGAGTCCAGGACCAACTGGAAGTGGCCTACCGGGACGACGACCCCGAAGCCGCGGTGCGCCTGAACCACGAGTTCCATCGCGGAGTCAACCTGGCGGCGGGGTCGCCGAAGCTGGCACAGCTGATGGGCCAGATCACGAAGTTCGCGCTCGAATCGGTGTATCCCACCGTCGAAGGCTGGCCCGCCCAATCCATGCGCGACCATCGTCTGCTGCTGGCCGCGCTGCAGAGCCGCGACGGTGAAGCCGCCCGCACCGCGATGTCGGAACACCTGTGCGCGGCCGCGCAACCGCTGATCGATCACCTCGCCCGGCGCGGCATCATCGCCTGACCCACGGCGCGTGAATGATACTGTAAGGCTTACAGTCCTATTCTCTGCAAAGGCGGGTCATGGGCGTCCTCGACGGCGTACGGGTACTCGACTACGGCCGGTTCATCGCAGCTCCGTGGTGCTCGGCGCTGTTGGCGGACATGGGCGCCGATGTCATCCGCGTCGAGAAGCGGGAAGGTGGCGAAGACCGCTGGGTGCAGTCGGTCACCCCCAGCGGGGAAGGCGGCACCTACCTGCAGTGCAACCGCAACAAGCGCTCGCTCACCCTGGACACCACCACCGATGACGGCAAGGAGATCACCCGGACGCTGGTCGCCGGAGCCGACGTCGTGGTGGCCAACATGCCGGCGGCCGGGATGCAAGCCAACGGACTGGACTACCCGACGCTGCGCGCGGTCAAAGCGGACATCATCCTGGCCAGTGCCACCGCCTACGGCGAAGGCGGCCCGTACAGCGGGCGCATCGGTTTCGACGGGGCGGGCCAGGTGATGTCCGGAGCCGTGTACCGGCAGGGCCTGCCCGAGCTGCCGATCCGGACGGTGGTGCCCTACGCCGACTTCGGCACCGCGCTGACGTTGACGATCGGCGTGATGATGGCCCTCTACCATCGTGATCGCACCGGCGAAGGTCAGCACGTGGAGGGAGCGCTGCTGCCCACCGCGATGATGCTGTCGAACGCCTTCCTCATCGAACGGGACCTTCTCGGGACCGACAAGCCGAGGATGGGGAACCAGGGAACCTCGGTAGCCCCCTGCGATCTGTACCGGACCTCCGACGACGGCTGGGTGCTGCTGCAGGTCGCGGGTCCGTCGATGTTCAAGCGGTGGTGCCTGTTGGTCGGCAGGCCCGAACTGTTCGACGACCCGCGCTTCGCCGACGACGACCTGCGGTGGCGCAACGGCGACGTGCTCAACGAGATCATGGCCCAGTGGTGCGCCGACAAGACCAGGGCGGAAGTGGTGGAGCTACTCGACGCGGCGAAACTCCCTGCCGCACCCATGCATTCGACCCAGGAGGTTCTCGACGATCCCCATGTCCAGGCGATGGGCTACCTGCGGCGCGTCCCGTTTCCGGAGACACCGCGCGGCGTACCCATCATCGAGACACCCTTCCGGTTGTCGGCGACCCCCGGCGAGATCCGGCATCGCGCCCCACTGCTCGGTGAGCACACCGACGAGATCCTCGGCGAGATCGGTTACACGGGCGCCCAGGTCGCGGACCTGCGGGCCCGCGGGGTGGTGTGATCGGGGGACTGCGCCCGCCAGCCTGGGCCGAGCTCATGGCCCGGCGAACAAGAGCCGGACCGCGGTCAGGTCGGGTTTACCCGACGGTGTGCGCGGGATCGAATCAGTGATCAGCAGCTCGGTGGGAATCTCGTAGCGTGCTAAGCGCTGTCGCAGGTAGTCGATCAGCTCGGCCGGTTCGGCGCAGGCATCGGCGCGTAACTCGACAAGGGCGACGGGGGTGTCGCCCAGGCGCGGGTCCGGCGTGCCGAGCACCGCGGCACCCGCCACCGCGGGGTGACTCTCCAGCGCGGTCTTGATGTCGTCGGGCATCACCTTGAATCCGCCACGGATGATCGCCTGATCGGCGCGCCCGAGGATCCAGACGAAGCCGTCGTCGTCGATACGAGCCAGGTCGGTGGTCCGGATCCAGTTCTCGATGTCACCCATCTGTGCCGGGATGACCTCAAGCAGCCCCTGCTGCCCGGGCGGCAGCGGCACTCCGTTCGGGTCGACGACGCGCAGGCGGGCGCCGGGATTGGCACGTCCGACGCTGCCGCGCTTGTCCCGCCAGTATTTCCGATGGTCCTTCAGTGTCCAACCGGCGACACCACCACCGAATTCGGTGGCCGCGTAGGAGGTCAGCACGGGGATGCCGAACTTCTCGGTGAACGCGTCCGCGTCGTCGGCGGACAGTGGTGCGGTTCCCGACGTCACG includes the following:
- a CDS encoding GntR family transcriptional regulator codes for the protein MSIPDFAARPQLAEDVARFVRRRIFEGTYPAGQYIRLEQLAAELGISVTPVREALFGLRAEGLLTQLPRRGFAVLPITRRDIADVSDVQAHIGGVLASRAAEHITDEQLRELGRVQDQLEVAYRDDDPEAAVRLNHEFHRGVNLAAGSPKLAQLMGQITKFALESVYPTVEGWPAQSMRDHRLLLAALQSRDGEAARTAMSEHLCAAAQPLIDHLARRGIIA
- a CDS encoding CaiB/BaiF CoA transferase family protein, with the protein product MGVLDGVRVLDYGRFIAAPWCSALLADMGADVIRVEKREGGEDRWVQSVTPSGEGGTYLQCNRNKRSLTLDTTTDDGKEITRTLVAGADVVVANMPAAGMQANGLDYPTLRAVKADIILASATAYGEGGPYSGRIGFDGAGQVMSGAVYRQGLPELPIRTVVPYADFGTALTLTIGVMMALYHRDRTGEGQHVEGALLPTAMMLSNAFLIERDLLGTDKPRMGNQGTSVAPCDLYRTSDDGWVLLQVAGPSMFKRWCLLVGRPELFDDPRFADDDLRWRNGDVLNEIMAQWCADKTRAEVVELLDAAKLPAAPMHSTQEVLDDPHVQAMGYLRRVPFPETPRGVPIIETPFRLSATPGEIRHRAPLLGEHTDEILGEIGYTGAQVADLRARGVV